One part of the Bacteroidia bacterium genome encodes these proteins:
- a CDS encoding aminoglycoside phosphotransferase yields the protein MNFTLNADELPQMEAHLRSHKWIAPDEQLISAKKAGEGNMNYTLRVRSNFRSFILKQSRPYVEKYPQVPAPVERALVEAKFYETIQQDVRLYDYTPELVAKDPENYLIQLEDLGSSEDFSFLYQKEKDIKVEEIKELAEFLSILHGEFNSEKITPNIPNRDMRALNAEHIFNYPFLEENGFNLDDVSPGLQEIAMSYKTDAAFKVRVGELSKYYLEDGPTLLHGDFYPGSWLQTIRGVKVIDPEFGFFGIPEFDLSVWIAHFHMAEQAQTSIDQILTNYEFSSNLNTDVLEALVGVEIMRRLIGLAQLPLSLDLAEKEGLLKEAHRLIMK from the coding sequence ATGAATTTTACCCTCAATGCTGATGAACTGCCACAGATGGAAGCACACCTCAGGAGCCATAAATGGATCGCTCCTGATGAGCAACTCATCTCTGCGAAGAAGGCGGGAGAAGGAAATATGAATTACACCTTGAGGGTGAGAAGTAATTTCCGCAGCTTTATCCTGAAACAGTCCAGGCCCTACGTAGAAAAGTATCCACAAGTGCCGGCTCCGGTAGAAAGAGCCCTGGTTGAAGCTAAATTCTACGAAACCATTCAACAAGATGTCCGGCTGTATGATTATACGCCAGAATTGGTGGCTAAAGATCCTGAGAATTATCTGATCCAGTTAGAGGATCTGGGTAGCTCTGAAGATTTTAGTTTTCTCTACCAGAAAGAAAAGGATATCAAAGTTGAGGAAATCAAAGAGCTGGCAGAATTTCTAAGCATTCTGCATGGGGAATTTAACAGCGAAAAAATTACCCCAAATATTCCGAATCGGGATATGCGTGCGCTCAATGCAGAGCATATCTTTAATTATCCTTTTTTGGAAGAGAATGGCTTCAATTTGGATGATGTGAGCCCAGGTTTGCAGGAAATAGCGATGAGCTATAAAACAGATGCTGCCTTTAAAGTCCGGGTAGGGGAGCTAAGCAAATATTATCTGGAAGATGGTCCTACCTTATTACATGGAGACTTTTATCCTGGCTCCTGGTTGCAGACCATACGTGGCGTAAAAGTCATCGATCCTGAATTTGGTTTTTTTGGTATTCCTGAGTTTGATCTCTCGGTTTGGATCGCCCACTTCCACATGGCTGAACAAGCACAGACTTCCATTGATCAAATCCTGACTAACTATGAATTCTCTTCAAATCTAAATACGGATGTATTGGAAGCTTTGGTGGGAGTAGAAATCATGCGTCGCCTGATTGGTTTGGCTCAATTACCCCTTTCTCTGGACTTAGCTGAGAAAGAGGGACTTTTAAAAGAAGCCCATCGACTCATCATGAAATAA
- a CDS encoding nucleoside hydrolase, whose product MPKSRSGALWSLILICLISCSEQVKEKSKEPEKEESGIKKIWVDADLAIGVQNPNGLYGDVDDGFALMHLLHSEKVEVVGVSTVFGNTDIDNAYRLGKEIRDAFGPKALPVYKGAAKAIDLQEIRSNDAVEALAEALQKEKFHIMAIGPATNVGLLLLLYPDLASQIKSVVLVAGRRSIDHHFKASESHDPPFADLNFDLDPNAFRILLQHDIKVVLHPFEISHKVWFGKEELDRLEASGEAGKYLADRSQNWLKQWSIWGADKYNPFDLLASAYLISEEGFQYEELPVEIRLAEADNIVSDSSDLRVYKAYLLVSKELESQRKVFYYHSPPASFTEEFMRHFE is encoded by the coding sequence ATGCCAAAAAGCAGAAGTGGAGCCCTTTGGAGCCTGATATTGATTTGTCTGATAAGCTGTTCTGAGCAAGTAAAAGAAAAGTCGAAGGAGCCTGAAAAGGAAGAGAGTGGAATAAAGAAAATCTGGGTAGATGCAGACCTGGCGATCGGAGTCCAAAATCCAAATGGTTTGTATGGGGATGTTGATGATGGCTTTGCTTTGATGCATCTTTTGCATTCGGAGAAGGTGGAAGTAGTAGGTGTCAGTACCGTTTTTGGAAATACGGACATTGATAATGCTTACCGTCTGGGAAAAGAGATTCGAGATGCATTTGGCCCTAAAGCGCTTCCTGTTTATAAAGGAGCGGCGAAAGCGATAGACTTACAGGAAATACGAAGCAATGATGCGGTTGAAGCTTTGGCAGAGGCCTTACAAAAAGAAAAGTTTCACATCATGGCCATTGGCCCTGCAACAAATGTAGGATTATTGCTCCTGCTCTATCCGGATTTAGCCAGCCAAATTAAATCGGTCGTATTAGTGGCTGGTCGACGGAGTATCGATCACCATTTTAAAGCCAGTGAAAGCCACGATCCCCCCTTTGCTGACCTGAATTTCGACCTGGACCCCAATGCCTTCCGCATCCTTTTGCAGCATGACATTAAAGTTGTCTTACATCCCTTTGAAATCTCACATAAAGTTTGGTTTGGAAAGGAAGAATTGGATCGTCTTGAAGCTAGTGGTGAGGCCGGAAAATACCTGGCAGATAGATCCCAAAACTGGCTGAAGCAATGGAGCATTTGGGGCGCAGATAAATACAATCCTTTTGATTTACTGGCTAGTGCTTACCTCATTTCTGAAGAAGGTTTTCAATACGAAGAACTGCCAGTGGAAATCCGATTGGCTGAAGCCGACAATATTGTTTCTGATAGTTCTGATTTGAGAGTTTACAAAGCTTATTTATTGGTCTCAAAGGAGTTGGAGAGTCAAAGAAAAGTATTTTATTACCACAGTCCTCCAGCAAGCTTTACTGAGGAATTTATGCGGCATTTTGAATAA
- a CDS encoding uracil-DNA glycosylase has translation MIDAFFRALKKIPSQEDFENLYRGNSKASILRRHNLRIYLERMETLQPRSLLLGEAPGYKGCKLSGVPFSCESLLFQKVEHAVFGGGYGYKCLTKGDLEKERSAFMVWEELNKYPEVPLIWNIFPFHPHLKENPQSNRGPRVGELRIGQAFIRRLLKMYPIERIAAVGKKAYFGLEDMKDLSIEYQYIRHPSYGGKADFVKGIKAFMEISH, from the coding sequence ATGATTGATGCCTTCTTTCGTGCCCTCAAAAAAATCCCGAGTCAAGAAGATTTTGAAAATCTGTATAGGGGAAATTCGAAAGCTTCCATCTTACGGAGACATAATCTCAGGATTTATCTGGAACGGATGGAGACCCTCCAGCCACGGAGCCTGCTTCTGGGGGAAGCACCGGGATATAAGGGATGCAAACTTAGTGGAGTACCTTTTAGCTGCGAATCACTTTTGTTTCAGAAAGTCGAGCATGCTGTTTTTGGTGGGGGGTATGGGTACAAATGTCTGACAAAAGGAGACCTGGAGAAAGAACGCTCAGCCTTCATGGTCTGGGAGGAATTGAATAAATACCCGGAAGTACCTTTGATCTGGAATATCTTTCCCTTTCATCCTCATCTCAAGGAAAATCCCCAAAGCAATAGAGGGCCCAGGGTAGGGGAGTTGAGAATAGGGCAGGCTTTTATTCGACGCTTGCTAAAGATGTACCCTATAGAGCGAATTGCAGCTGTTGGGAAGAAAGCCTATTTCGGACTTGAGGATATGAAAGACCTCTCAATTGAGTATCAGTACATCCGACATCCCTCTTATGGTGGGAAGGCAGATTTTGTGAAAGGAATAAAGGCTTTTATGGAAATCAGTCACTAG
- a CDS encoding TonB-dependent receptor produces the protein MLKTGIYYCLSLFLACSLSSNSYAQSLVQGSVNDIVSGETIVGANISVKGTVQGTLSDPDGAYELKASAAPPFTLVIMALGYQTQEFEVKQKSETINILLYPEAEGEGVIAIAPKVENVVVAPSKVEERTAQSSLNAQKLGLLSIREIPNPDFYTGLRYLPGAQVNVSSLSFASLNTRGFADVQNWRFVQLLDGVDLIGPGLNYPVGNLVGSSELDLRDIELVPGPGSALYGPNVFNGTLVMSTKNPFDYQGLSASVKGGVTVQDAGGTNPFVEGAVRYAQKINDKLAFKFNISYLKATDWTANDQSHYISISDIPNSELLLSRPRTDPNYNAVNMYGDEIVVPVDLVGNGTFTPINRSGIAESDIVDYNIDNIKASAALHYKLTDKVEAIYGYRYTYADAILRHTTIYPLRNINQQIHNLELRSPNFYLRGYYSLEDARDSYQMLATGAFIQEGLKSSAIWSQEYGAAYRGEISGVLAADHSAAREFADRDISGPETALFQELRQLTLNNPDISTGGSKFIDKSTFYHIDGNYDFKEQFPLFSLQIGGSFRKYNLNSEGSLFNDGALGFNTNIPIPEYGAYVQGARQFWDKRITLRGSVRYDKNLNFEGRTTPRGSLVLSFGKNRDQNFRFTAQTGFRNPASQEAYIALNLGEAIILGGTRDNLENFNFDIGQGNLVNGVDIHNQLLTLESFQRFLINGGNDPSLLELAELNYLQQEKITNYEFGYSGAFGDGVKLDLSLYHNQYLNFVTRISTYSLLVNRAFAVYSNIPETIYSTGGTANLEFRLPNEYRFSVNYTHSTFDADSAIANNPGYLAGFNTPKNRIGGTLSNRDIYRGLGFSLHYRWNDAYLWESPFGIGQIPARSQIDAAVFLRLEKIKSVVKIGGSNILGKEYLTVYGGPQIGSTYYLSFVVDDFGFGKK, from the coding sequence ATGCTTAAAACAGGCATTTACTACTGCCTTTCTTTATTCCTTGCCTGCAGTTTAAGCTCCAATAGCTATGCGCAATCTCTCGTGCAAGGATCTGTAAATGATATTGTCTCCGGGGAAACCATAGTAGGAGCGAACATATCGGTAAAAGGTACGGTTCAGGGGACCTTAAGTGATCCAGACGGTGCTTATGAACTGAAGGCTTCGGCTGCCCCTCCATTCACACTGGTGATTATGGCCCTTGGGTATCAAACCCAGGAGTTTGAGGTCAAGCAGAAGTCAGAAACAATCAACATCCTCTTGTATCCCGAAGCGGAAGGAGAGGGGGTAATTGCTATTGCCCCAAAAGTTGAGAATGTGGTAGTTGCTCCTTCCAAAGTGGAAGAGCGCACCGCTCAATCTTCGCTCAATGCGCAGAAGTTGGGCCTGCTTTCTATCAGAGAAATACCTAACCCTGATTTTTATACAGGGCTCAGGTACTTACCCGGTGCTCAGGTAAATGTCAGTAGCCTTAGTTTTGCTTCGCTCAATACGCGTGGCTTCGCTGATGTGCAAAACTGGCGATTTGTCCAATTACTGGATGGTGTCGACCTTATCGGTCCCGGATTGAATTATCCTGTGGGTAATCTCGTAGGGAGCTCCGAACTTGATTTGAGAGACATTGAATTGGTTCCAGGACCCGGCTCAGCGCTTTATGGTCCCAATGTTTTTAATGGAACCCTTGTGATGTCAACTAAAAACCCCTTTGATTATCAGGGCTTGAGTGCTTCGGTAAAAGGGGGAGTTACGGTACAGGATGCAGGTGGAACCAATCCTTTTGTAGAAGGTGCAGTAAGATATGCTCAAAAGATCAATGATAAATTGGCCTTTAAGTTTAATATCTCCTACCTCAAAGCAACAGACTGGACGGCCAATGATCAGAGTCACTATATATCGATTTCAGATATACCTAATAGTGAACTTCTTTTATCCCGCCCACGAACAGATCCCAATTATAATGCTGTGAATATGTATGGGGATGAAATTGTGGTTCCGGTAGATCTTGTAGGAAATGGGACTTTTACCCCCATCAACAGGTCCGGGATAGCAGAATCAGATATAGTTGACTATAATATTGACAACATCAAAGCCAGCGCGGCTTTGCACTATAAACTGACAGATAAAGTTGAGGCAATTTATGGCTATCGATACACCTATGCGGATGCTATCCTTCGTCATACTACGATTTACCCCCTAAGAAATATCAACCAGCAAATCCATAATCTGGAACTGCGTTCGCCCAACTTTTACCTGAGAGGTTACTATTCTTTGGAAGATGCCAGAGATTCCTATCAGATGTTGGCAACTGGTGCTTTTATTCAGGAAGGACTTAAATCCAGTGCGATTTGGTCTCAGGAATATGGTGCCGCCTACCGGGGTGAAATTTCAGGTGTTTTGGCAGCAGATCATAGTGCAGCTCGTGAGTTTGCCGATAGGGATATATCAGGGCCTGAGACGGCGCTTTTCCAGGAATTGAGACAGTTGACCTTAAACAATCCCGACATTTCTACAGGTGGATCGAAGTTTATCGATAAATCGACTTTTTACCATATTGATGGTAATTATGACTTCAAAGAACAATTCCCATTGTTCAGCCTGCAGATTGGAGGTAGTTTTCGAAAATACAATCTCAATTCTGAAGGAAGCCTCTTTAATGATGGAGCATTAGGATTTAATACTAATATTCCCATTCCTGAATACGGAGCCTATGTACAGGGAGCCCGTCAATTTTGGGACAAGAGGATTACCCTTAGAGGATCGGTTCGCTATGATAAAAATCTGAATTTCGAAGGACGTACCACTCCGAGAGGATCCTTGGTATTGAGCTTTGGAAAAAACAGAGACCAGAACTTCAGATTTACTGCTCAGACTGGTTTCCGAAATCCTGCATCACAGGAAGCATATATCGCTCTGAACCTGGGGGAAGCTATCATTCTGGGAGGAACCCGAGACAATCTTGAGAATTTCAATTTCGATATCGGACAAGGCAATCTGGTAAACGGAGTAGATATCCATAATCAACTCCTGACCCTGGAATCTTTCCAAAGGTTTCTGATCAATGGAGGGAATGATCCTTCTTTGCTAGAATTGGCTGAGTTGAATTACCTTCAGCAAGAGAAAATCACCAATTATGAGTTTGGATATTCAGGTGCTTTTGGAGATGGAGTTAAACTGGACTTGAGTCTTTATCATAACCAGTACCTGAACTTTGTTACCAGGATCAGTACCTATAGCTTATTGGTGAATCGTGCTTTTGCAGTTTATTCCAATATTCCGGAAACTATTTATTCGACAGGAGGAACGGCAAATCTTGAATTTCGCCTTCCTAATGAATACCGCTTTAGTGTGAATTATACTCATTCTACTTTTGACGCTGATTCTGCTATTGCAAATAATCCCGGCTACCTGGCGGGCTTTAATACTCCTAAAAACAGAATTGGAGGAACCTTGAGTAATCGGGATATATATCGCGGCCTGGGTTTTAGCCTGCATTATCGTTGGAATGATGCCTATCTCTGGGAATCTCCTTTTGGTATAGGCCAAATTCCGGCCAGAAGTCAGATTGATGCAGCTGTCTTTCTCAGATTAGAAAAAATCAAATCCGTAGTCAAAATCGGAGGTTCAAATATATTAGGCAAGGAATACCTGACAGTTTATGGCGGCCCTCAAATAGGATCTACCTATTATCTGAGCTTTGTCGTCGATGACTTTGGATTCGGTAAAAAGTAA
- a CDS encoding M20/M25/M40 family metallo-hydrolase, with translation MKLLLAKSSLILLLIFLNVDAFSQNMAKLDAAVEKQLPEAYELLKECLSIPNDAHFEEHVEMNVSWMEKAFGQRGFSTERLDTGGPPLLLAERKGSKSENTVLIYLQIDGQPVDPTAWFQPDPWKPVLKEMKDGKWEIIDWSNIKGKVNPDWRVFARAASDAKGPVVMFLSALDIAEREGYKQPYDLKVIMDFEEELGSPHLPDAVLKYKEKLAADVLTIYDGPMHASKLPTLTFGARGISTITLKVFGPKKPQHSGHFGNYAPNPALRISQLLASMKDEDGRVTIPGYYEGVTISKEMREAYEAVPDDEPALQRTIGISETDKVGSSLQESVLYPSLNIRGLSSGWVLAQRRTIVPSIAIAEIDIRLVPQSDPDYLVGLVKKHVESKGYYVIEADREPTDEERAEHGRIASFTFEHSYAAFRTPITSPYAKWLGSALDRAHGKQIVRKPTSGGSIPISPFVVNLGVPAITVPTVNKDNNQHSPNENLRLGNFVDGIKSYLSVLTEEIE, from the coding sequence ATGAAACTACTTCTAGCAAAAAGCAGCCTGATTTTGCTGCTTATCTTCCTGAATGTTGATGCCTTTAGCCAAAACATGGCTAAACTGGATGCAGCAGTTGAAAAACAATTACCTGAGGCCTACGAACTCCTGAAAGAGTGCCTGAGTATTCCCAATGATGCCCATTTCGAGGAGCATGTAGAAATGAATGTGAGCTGGATGGAAAAAGCATTCGGGCAAAGGGGATTTAGTACCGAAAGGCTGGATACCGGAGGACCTCCACTTTTATTAGCCGAAAGAAAAGGCAGTAAATCTGAAAATACCGTATTGATCTATTTACAAATTGACGGGCAGCCTGTTGATCCTACAGCATGGTTTCAGCCTGATCCCTGGAAGCCGGTATTGAAGGAAATGAAGGATGGGAAATGGGAGATTATCGACTGGTCAAATATCAAAGGCAAAGTAAATCCCGATTGGCGGGTATTTGCCCGCGCAGCTTCAGATGCAAAAGGGCCGGTAGTTATGTTTCTGTCTGCTTTGGATATAGCGGAAAGAGAAGGATATAAACAACCCTATGATTTGAAAGTCATTATGGACTTTGAGGAAGAACTGGGTTCTCCTCATTTACCGGATGCTGTTTTGAAATACAAAGAAAAGCTGGCTGCAGATGTGCTAACCATTTATGACGGCCCCATGCATGCCAGCAAACTTCCTACCCTGACTTTTGGTGCGAGAGGGATCAGTACCATCACCCTGAAAGTCTTTGGACCCAAAAAGCCACAGCATAGTGGACACTTCGGAAACTATGCTCCAAATCCCGCTCTGAGAATCTCCCAGCTTTTAGCATCCATGAAGGATGAGGATGGACGAGTGACCATTCCGGGATATTATGAGGGAGTTACAATTTCTAAAGAAATGCGGGAAGCCTATGAAGCCGTACCAGATGATGAGCCTGCTTTGCAAAGAACCATCGGAATTTCTGAAACTGATAAAGTAGGTAGCAGTTTGCAGGAATCTGTTCTTTATCCTTCCCTAAATATAAGAGGTCTGTCTTCCGGCTGGGTGTTGGCGCAAAGGAGAACCATTGTGCCGAGTATAGCTATCGCAGAGATTGATATTCGTTTGGTTCCCCAATCTGATCCGGATTATCTGGTGGGATTGGTTAAAAAGCATGTGGAGAGCAAAGGATATTATGTAATAGAAGCGGATAGAGAACCTACGGATGAAGAAAGAGCAGAACATGGAAGGATCGCATCTTTTACCTTTGAGCATTCTTATGCAGCATTTCGTACCCCTATCACATCTCCTTATGCAAAATGGCTGGGTAGTGCCTTGGATAGAGCCCATGGAAAACAGATCGTTAGAAAGCCTACTTCAGGAGGCTCCATTCCCATTTCCCCCTTTGTGGTAAATCTGGGAGTACCTGCGATTACCGTTCCCACAGTAAATAAGGACAATAACCAGCATAGCCCCAATGAGAATTTACGATTGGGCAATTTTGTGGATGGAATCAAAAGCTATTTGTCAGTTCTTACAGAAGAAATTGAGTAA
- a CDS encoding DUF3137 domain-containing protein: protein MKKKRGMFGPSKAEIWKQFSENVGGDFEVEKKFMSKTEKVYAYHKDWEICLDTYVVSTGNTHVTFTRFRSAYVYRDNFTFRIVRRNFLRDVGKKFGLQDIIVGQPKFDKDFIIQGTDERKLRMLFENWKLRALISKTEKHIEIKTEEDDGIFKRKYPKGVNVLSFTAMGVIKDLDRLHTIYDIFAELLDQLYEIGTADPDDPEFSF, encoded by the coding sequence ATGAAAAAGAAAAGGGGAATGTTTGGCCCGAGTAAAGCTGAAATCTGGAAACAGTTTAGTGAAAATGTAGGTGGGGATTTTGAGGTGGAGAAAAAATTTATGAGCAAGACGGAGAAAGTCTATGCATATCATAAAGACTGGGAAATTTGTCTGGATACTTATGTGGTATCTACTGGCAACACGCATGTAACTTTTACCCGATTTCGTTCTGCCTATGTCTATCGTGACAATTTTACCTTTCGGATTGTTCGCAGAAATTTCCTGAGAGATGTTGGTAAAAAATTTGGGCTTCAGGATATCATCGTCGGGCAGCCTAAATTTGATAAGGATTTTATTATCCAGGGTACGGATGAACGGAAGTTGAGGATGCTATTTGAGAATTGGAAACTGCGGGCCCTGATAAGCAAAACAGAGAAGCATATTGAGATTAAAACGGAAGAGGATGATGGGATTTTTAAAAGAAAATATCCCAAAGGAGTAAATGTCCTCTCCTTTACAGCTATGGGAGTAATCAAAGATTTGGATCGATTACATACGATCTACGACATTTTTGCTGAATTGCTGGATCAACTATATGAGATTGGAACGGCAGATCCTGATGATCCTGAATTTAGCTTCTGA